The Spirulina subsalsa PCC 9445 region TTATGATCAGGAAAACACAGTTTTAGCTATTGGATTAGCAAGATATGATTCTGATCGGGGTGGCGCGCAGGAGGATGATCGTACAGGTGGTTATAACAATTGTGCAAACGAAATATTAAATTATACTCAAATCCATCAACTCAAAACCAAAATACTTTTTATTAACGATGGGCCGGGTTTATTATTGGGTTCAATGTGGGACGATTATTCGTCAATCGAAGAAAGTTGGACTCAGAAAATTATGGTGCTTACGTTAAGAATGATTCCCGAACGTTTAACCATTGAGTGGCTATATTCTTAATAATGTAGGAGGACAACACACATGGCTACAGGTATTTCTAAAACAAAATGGACAGGGGACACTATTTGCAATGAAGAGTTCATGCAAAACCCATCAATCCCTTCTCTGGCTTACAAAGGTAAATTATCTGAATCTGACATTTTAGATTTACCTTATGAAGACGCTTTACTATTTAAACAAATTGGCAAGCCTTACAACCAATTGTATTATGGGGATAATTTACCCATTCTTTTATCTTTTCTTAAAAACAACGAAATCAAAGGCAACATAAATCTGATATATATTGATCCACCTTTTGCGACTAAAAGTGTATTTCAATCTCGCTCTCAAACTGACGCTTATTGTGATTTGTTGGCAGGAACTAATTATATTGAATTTATGAGGAGACGGCTAGTTGTTCTCCGAGAACTATTAGCAGACAATGGCTCTATTTATGTCCATTTAGATTCTAACATGATTTTTTATATCAAAATTATAATGGATGAGATTTTTGGAGTTCAAAATTTTAGGAGTTTGATTACCCGAAAAAAATGTAATCCTAAAAATTACACCAAGAAGAATTACGGAAATATATCAGATTTTATTTTGTTTTATACAAAATCCGATAATTACATTTGGCATCGTCCATTTGACCAATGGACACCAGAAAAGGCAAAAAAAGAATATCAATATCTTGAAGCAGAAACAGGTCGTTATTATAAAAAAGTACCGATTCACGCACCCGGAACAAGAAATGGTGAAACGGGTCAACCTTGGCGGGGTATGAGTCCTCCCGCCGGAAAACATTGGCAATTTAGCCCAAAAACTTTAGATGAAATGGATAAAAGGGGTGAAATATTTTGGTCAAAAAATGGCAATCCAAGACGGAAAATATATTTAGATCAAAGTCAAGGTATTCCAGTTCAAGATATTTGGTTAGATTATAAAGATCCTCATAATCAAAATATTAAAATCACAGGTTATCCTACGGAAAAAAATCCTGATCTGTTAGCAAGAATTATTCAAGCATCTTCTAATGATAATGATTTGATTCTTGATTGTTTTGCCGGATCAGGTACAAGTTTAGATATTGCTTCTAAGTTAAATCGTAAATGGATTGGTATTGATCAAAGCTTGGAAGCTATTAGAACAATTATCAATCGCTTTAAAAATGGATGTGATGTTATGGGAGATTTTGTCAGTGCTAATTGTAATAGGGAGGTCAAGAGAAGCCAACAATTATCAATTTTTGATAACAACATAAATTCAAAAAATACTGCATCAAATTTTACTGTATATTCTCTTAAATCCTTACAAAGTGACTTGTTTGATCTGGAAATTTATGAGGAATAAGCTGTGGGGGAGAGTGGTCAGACTTCGACCGCTTGGAGTTGTTCGAGTGCTTACAGTTTAGTAGAGTGTGTCAGACTTAAAATTGCTCTTCAAAGTCTATGAATTTTCCGTCTGACGCACCCCACCCCTAAAACCCTAAAACGGAGCTAACAACTGTTTATTTGTCTCGCCAGTCTCCAGTCGCTAGATTAACGTTATCTCGCTGCTTTAAGTAATCGTTAATTGACTCAATACCCGACCCTTTTATAGAGGGAAGGAATGGGGATTTTGGAAGGTCAAATCATTCAATCTTCCCGATTTTAAGAGATACGACGCTTTTTCACAATTCGTTTAAACCCGCTATATAGCCAACCTACCTGAGTCGTGCAAAAAAGGTTTGCCTGTAATCCAGATAGGACAATAGCCTAAAGTTCACGTTTCATTAGGATCAGCTATATATTAATCCTACTACCGTTAATAATAGTACTAATAATACTATTAATACTACTACTGTTTTGATTAAAAATATTAATAATTTAATTAATCCTTCTACAATCCCTCCAAAGTTTCTGATAAACAAAGAGATTGGATCTTCTTGGTTAATCCAGGCTATTATAATAGTTGTTCCACAAAATAAAAGTGTCAACGGAAAAATATATAGTTCTGGAATCCCATAAAGCACCAAGACTTCTCCAGCACACCCCTCCAACACTACAGTTAGACCAGTTACAGTCGTGATTTCTCCACCTTTTTCACTCGACATACACCTTTTTCACTCGACATAGTTGTTCCACAAAATAAAAGTGTCAATTTCAGTTATCTATTTTAAGCAATCAGAAGTTCTTCGAGTCCCATAGACGCTAGACCTTTTGCCACTAGACCCGTAATTCCCAATGCGGCAATGCCTCCCAACATTCCCCAAGGCCCCCCTAAAATGGCTAAAGCGGTCGTAATTGCGGCGGCACCGCTTAACCCCGTTGTGGCCATTACAATGGTTAGAATGACCGCAGGAAGCCCTAATGCCGCTATCTTATCAATAACTTTGTCCATTTGCCCCAACCTTTGAACTTTGCTCTACAATCTGATTCTTCCCCTGTTATAATCCCGTTTACTGACCGGAAATGTCGGCACTTTTTCCCCGACATTTGTAAAAAAACATTAAAAAAGTCGGAATAAATCGGATAATGTCGGAATAAATCGGCGTATAATAAGTAAAACTTTTGGTTTCAAGTATGGACACAGAAAAGCTTGTCTCGCTAGCCGACCATCTGGTTTTCACGCAAACAGGGAAACACCTCACCACCCTACAAAAAACAATTCTGCGTGAAACCTTCGGGAATCAGCCCTATTCCCGTATTGCCCGAGAATGTAAGTTTACTGAAGGTCATATCAGAGATGTGGCTTCAGACTTGTGGAAAATACTGTCGGATGGGTTTGGAGAGAAAATAAACAAATCCAATGTTTCCTCAATCCTAGAACGGGCAGTTTTTGCCTTTAACTCGCCCACATTCGGCGATAATACACAAATTCAAGAGTTTAATTTTTGCCCCGGCACCCATTCTACTGTACCGGACTCTACACAAACCCCCGAACCCACAACCTTTCCCTGCAAAACATACCTGATTAGTACCCCAGAAGTTCCCCAATTCTTTGGACGCACTTCAGAACTCGACACCCTGAAACAGTACATCCTTAACCAACATTGTCGCCTCATCACGATTCAAGGACTAACTGGCATCGGGAAAACGGCCTTAACTCTGAAACTCCTTGAAGAAATTCAATCCCACTTTCACACTATCTATTACTCTAGTTTGCGCTTTTCCCCTCCCCTGACGGATACCCTCACTTCCCTCCTAAAATTCCTCACGGAAACAGAAACGACTCCCCAAAACCCAGAACTTCAACTCCATCAACTGCTGGAATATCTGAAACAATACCCCACCTTGATTATTTGGGATGATGTGCAGCATCTCCTGAGTGCAGAACCCGGAGGACAGTGGAAATCGGAACGGGAAAATTATGAGTTTTTGTGCAAAGTGTTGGGGGAGGTGGCACATTGTAGCTGTGTGCTGTTGTTGAGTTGGGAACAACCGCTTACAGTGACGCAGTTGCAAAGCTGCTCCCCTCGGGTGAAGTCCTTGTCGTTGGGGGGTTTGGGAAAGGAGGCTGAGGAACTTTTGCAGGCAATGGGACTCCGGGAGGAGGACTGGCAAGGGTTAATTGAAAAGAGTCAAGGGAATCCCCTGTGGTTGAAATTAATGGTAGATAGGATTGAAAAGCGGTTTGAGGGTAGGGTGCAGGAGTTTTTGTCCCATCGTTCGCTACAGTTGGATAAATGTTAAATGGGATTGATAAAACCCCCATTGGGGATGAGGAAAATGATGCAAATCCTATCAGCTTATCCAGAGAGCGCGTTAACATGAGAGGAAACGAGCAAACCCATGCAATCGCGCTACCATGACCCCAGCTATTAAACCCATTACTGATGCAGCATTAATGCAACTCAGTTCCCAAAATCCCGAACTGAGATTTGAACGCAATGCCGATGGTACTTTAATCACAATGCCACCAACTGGAAAAATTTCTAGTAATCGAGAACTAAAAGCAGGTGCTTATTTATTCGCCTTTGTAGACTCTAATGAGTTAGGAGAAGTTTTTAGTTCGAGTGGGGGGTTTATACTTCCTAACGGTGCGTTATGCTCTCCTGATGTTGCTTTTATTGCCCGACAACGCCTACCAGAGGGATGGGATACTGGAGAAGACGAATTTTGCGATATAGTCCCTGATTTTGTCATTGAAATTCGTTCTAAGACGGATAGTTTAACTAAGTTACAAGCAAAGATGGCAGAATATATCGACAATGGGGTGAAATTAGGATGGTTAATCGACCGCATCAATCGTCGTGCTTTTGTTTATCGTGGTGATGGTTCGATTACGCAATATCCAGAGAATGTAATGCTAGAAGGAGAAGATGTGATTCCGGGTTTTACCGTCGCTTTGCAAAAATTGTTGTAGTCGTAGTAGGGTGGGCAGTGCATCAGTCTCCTGGGAATATTCTTCAATTAGTGACGTTTATTTCATAACTCCCCAATCCCCCGATGGAATAAAAGCCGCCCAATAAAAAGGATGTTGATAAACTTCACCTTCTGCTAACGCTAACTGAACTAAACGTAAGGCTTCACTTCGCCCCTCCCCTTGCAACAGTTTTTCATAATAACGCACCATTAAATCCTTAGTTCCCGCATCATCTACACTCCATAAACTAATCACTTGACTTTCTGCTCCCGCTATCACCAACGCTCGACGCAAACCATACACCCCCTCGCCATTGGTGATTTCTCCTACCCCCGTTTCACAGGCAGAAAGCACCACTAATTGAGTTCCCTGTAAGTCTAAATTAGCCACCTCTAAGGCTGTTAAAACCCCATCTTCTTCCCCACTAGACCGTTGATTAAATCCCGCTAACGCTAATCCTGAGCGTAAAAGGGGATTTTCTAACACAAGGGGGGCAGAATCTTCAGAATTGGGTAAGAATTGAGAGGGAAGAATTGCCTCTATATCGGGTAGAAAAAAGCCATGAGTGGCTAGGTGCAAAATTTGGGGAGATTGAACTTGTTTAACTACGGTTTCTGTCGCCAACTTGTCCATAAAAACCTTGACATTTTCTAGTTTTTGTGATACTAATTCGGCTTCTGTCGCGGTATTGGGAAGGGGCAAAACATTCAAATCCCGTAACCCTCGATTAGAGGGGATGGCCATTTCCTCGACTTCACCATAATCTGGATTAGCTAAAATGATGGCTGGATTTTGACTGGGTGGGGTTGCTCCTTGACGGAGTAAATCTCGCCCGGTGGTTAAATAAGTAATGCGATAATTCTTGAGCAGTAACTGATTATTTTCGTCTACTAAAGCGGCAAAGGGAATTAAATTGAGTTGACCATCAGGGGATAATAATAAATGAGTAATATCGCCAGAAATTTGGGTAATTTTGGCGCGGATGGGCTGCATTAACAGCGTGTCTAACTGCCGTCCTTTTTCACGGTATTGGCGAGACATGGGGCGGGCTTTTCCTAGGGTTAAAGCACGGCGAAACTCTGCCACAGCTTGATCAATTGGGGCAGTTTTGCCTAAATTGACCCATTGAGGCTCACCACTGGCGGCTAAGATATAGGCGGCATAATGGGGTTCTCCCCAGACTAATTGATCGGGAGAGGGGCGACGGTGGGGGCGATAAACGATAAACTCTACTAAAACTGCATCGGGGGGAATCTTTTCTTGAATTTGTTCTAGGGTGACGGGAGTTGTTTCTGTTCGTAAGTTGGCACTAATTCGAGCGAGTTGAGATTCCATTACTTCGATTTTATTCTGCAATTCCCGGAGGTGATCTTTATAACCCTCTGGGGTGAGATGGGTGGGGGGATTAAAACGTAATTCAGCTAGTTTAGCCCGTTGGTTTATTAGTTCATCTAGGAGTTGTTGATGAGGGGGCGTTAGATGGGCTTTAAAGGTTTGTAAGTTGTCGGTAAGGGCATCTAAAACACGACCTTTGCGGCGGAAAATTGTAGTTAGGGCTAATTGAGCGGCGTTGAGATTATTGGGGGCATTTTGGAGATGGAGGGAGATGGCTTGGTTGGTGGTGGCCGAGAAGCGATTCATATAGTTTTGTTTTTCGCTTTCTCCTAATAGGGGTAAAACTCGCTCAATGATGATTTCTTGGTCGGCTAAACTTTGGTGTAAGTAGTCGAGGGCGGGGGTAATTTCTCCTTGTTGGAGTTTAAAGCTGGCTAGGTTACTGAGGGCTTGGGCGACTAAAAAGTTGCCTGCGTAACCCCATTTTTGGAAGTAGGCTAAATGGTCTAAGTAGAGGGATTCGGCTTGATTATAGTCCCCACGGGCTTCGGCAATGTGTCCTAATGCTTGGGAAATTTCGGCGACACTTTGTAAGTCGGATTGCTGCCAACGGTGAAAGATGGCTAGGGCTTGAGTATAATAATTTTCTGCGGTTTCATATTGCCCTTGTTGGGCTAATAAATCGCCTAAGTTTTGTAAGGTGTAGGCTGTGGTAACGCTTTCTTCGGTGTCTGGGGGATGGTGACGGTTTTTCTGGTTTAAAACGGTTTGTAGGAGGCTTTCTGCGGTTTCATATTGGCCTTGTTCACGATAAAAGCGGGCGAGGAGTTCTTTTGTTCGCCAAATATCTGGATCGGCTGGGTCTAATTGTTCCTGTTGAATGGTTAGGGCTTGTTGGGCTAAGGTGATGGCTTGGGGGTGATGGTCTTGTAGGGCGGCTAAAAGGGCTAAATCGGCTAGACTCTGGGCGACTTGTAGATGATTGTCTCCTAATACCCTTTTGCGGTGGGCTAGTGCTTGTTGATGAAAGTCTGCCCCTTCTGCTAGACGGCCGTGAAAACGGTATAGTTGCCCTAATTCGTGGAGTAGGTCGCCGATGATGGGATGATCTGCACTGTGTAGCCTGTGCGCCATCTGGAGTGCTTGGTGTAGGGTGGCTCGACTTTGGGGGTAGTCGAACAGGGGATCGGTGTAGAATGAGGCTAGGTAACGGAGGTGGGCGATCGCATCTTCCGATTCCCCAGCCAGTTTAACCCGCATTTCTAGGACTTGCCCATAGATCCGATTATGCTCCCTATCCTCCCCCTGAGCTAAATAAATATCAGCCAGAAGTCGCAACGTTTCCAGCACAACGGGATGATTTTGACCCAGAATCCCTTGTTGCAAAGCCAGCACCTGTTCTAATTTTGTGATGGCCTGATGATAATTCCCCTCATTGCTTAACTCCCAAGCCTCCTCTCGCCATTGTGCCGCTTTTTCTAGGTCGGGATGTTCTGCCATAGTGAGGAGAGTGGGGGCTTGGGGGAATAGGGGAAAGGTAGGAAAAAGGAACAGAACGGGGATTAAGGCGATCGCCCAGCGTCTCGGAACGAGAATCGCAAAAAAAGCCATTTTTATTATTTTTAGGGAACAGGGAACGGGGAACAGGGAACAGGGGGGGGGAGGGGGAGAGGGGGAACAGGGGGGGGCAGGGGAGCAAGGGGGCAGGGGGGCAGGGGAGAGGGGGAGTTGATAATTATTCCCTATTACCTATTCCCGACTCCCGATTCCCGACTCCCGACTCCCCAACTCTCGGACTTATTCAGCAAGCCCTATGGAGGGCGTGCTGTTTACAGACCACTTTTCACGGATAAGAGCCTCTAATTTCGTTAAACTAAAGAATTATTGCCTCTCCTGTGCTGAAGTTTATTATCTCAAAATTACGGAGTCTCACCTATGACCGCCCATCACACCAAAAAACCTAAACCGTTCTGGATGACCTTGGGACAGGGACAGTCAAAACGAGGCGCACAATCCCCCTCACAGCCCCGTAAACACCCCTTACTCAAGGTGGCGGTGGGGTGGATGGTCTGTCAAACTCTGCTGGCTGGAATGCCCCTAGAAGCCCAAGAACAGAACAATAACAACGCTTTGACCTATAGCCAACTGCTCGAACAGATTGACCAGGGACAGGTGCAACGCATTCAATATGACCCCACCACAGGGATGGCACAAGTGGAATTAGTGGGACAGCAGGGAACACCCAAAGAGGTTAAGTTATTAGATCAAAACCCAGAATTGATCGAACGAGTCCGTCGTCAACAAGTCGAATTTGATGTAAAGCCCAAGAGCGACAATTCAGCCGCTATGGGTTTATTAATTAATATGCTCCTGTTGTTTTTCCTCTTCGGCTTTGTGATCCTGATTCTACGCCGCTCTGCCGCCTCTTCCGGTCAAGCCCTGAATTTTGGCAAATCAAAAGCCAGATTTCAAATGGAGGCCAAAACCGGGATTTTATTTAATGACGTGGCCGGAATTGATGAAGCCAAAGAAGAATTACAGGAAGTCGTCACCTTCTTAAAAGAAACTGAACGCTTTACCTCCATTGGGGCGAGAATTCCCAAAGGGGTGTTACTCATTGGACCACCCGGAACCGGGAAAACCTTACTAGCCAAGGCCGTGGCCGGGGAGGCCGGAGTTCCCTTCTTTAGTATTTCCGGATCCGAATTTGTCGAGATGTTTGTAGGAGTCGGGGCCTCTCGGGTGCGGGATTTATTCCGTAAAGCCAAGGAAAATGCTCCCTGTTTGATTTTTATTGATGAAATTGATGCCGTCGGCCGTCAACGGGGGGCCGGGATTGGGGGCGGTAACGATGAACGGGAACAAACCCTCAACCAGTTATTAACGGAAATGGACGGTTTTGAGGGCAATACGGGAATTATTGTCATTGCCGCCACCAACCGCCCCGATGTGTTAGATACGGCTTTGTTACGGCCGGGACGGTTTGATCGTCAGGTTACGGTGGATTTACCGGGATATAAAGGCCGTTTGGGGATTTTGGAAGTTCATTCCCGCACGAAAAAACTATCTGAGGAGATTTCCCTAGAGGCGATCGCACGAAAAACCCCCGGACTCTCCGGAGCAGACCTCGCCAACTTACTCAACGAGGCCGCCATTTTAACCGCCCGTCGTCGCAAAGAAGCCATCACCGGATTAGAAATTGATGACGCACTCGACCGGATCACCATTGGCATGACCTTAAATCCTCTCTTGGACAGCAAGAAAAAGCGTCTGATTGGCTATCACGAGGTTGGCCACGCCCTGTTAATGACCCTGTTGGAGCATTCTGACCCTTTAAACAAAGTCACGATTATTCCCCGCTCTGGGGGCATAGGTGGCTTTGCACAACAAACCTTTGACGAAGAAATGGTAGACAGTGGCTTTTATAGTCGCGCTTGGTTAATGGATCGGATTACTATTACCTTGGGGGGACGGGCAGCCGAACAGATTGTTTTCGGCGATGCAGAAGTCACCATCGGAGCCAGCAATGATTTACGAGTGGTGGCCGATTTAACCCGTGAAATGGTCACTCGTTATGGAATGTCGGATCTCGGGCCTCTGGCCTTGGAAAGTCCCGAAGCAGAAGTGTTTTTAGGGGGAGGATGGCAGTCCAGAGCAGAGTATTCTGAGCAGGTCGCCAGTAAGATTGATCAACAGGTCAAGGCGATCGCCCAAGGCTGTTACGAAAAAGCCCTAGACCTCATCGCCCAAAACCGTCCTTTGATGGATCACTTGGTCGATTTACTCATTGACCGAGAAACCATCGAAGGAGAAGATTTCCGCCAAATCGTCGCCGAATATACTCCTCTACCGAAAAAACAGTTAGCCGTGAGTGGTAAATAGGGAACGGGGAACGGGGGGGAGTCGGGAGTCGGGAATCGGGAGTCGGGAATCGGGAGTCGGGAGTTGGAAGTAATGTCATTGCGTTCGCGTAGCGTTCCGAAGGAAGGTACGAAGCAATCTAGTCAGGAGTCAGGAGATTGCCTCTCCCTCTCTCCCCCTCTCCCTCTCTCCCTCTCCCCTCCCCCCCTCTCCCCTCCCCCTGCCAACAGAGAGAAACCATAATGAAGCAGGAATTATTCAATGTCTTAGCCTTCAAACGCCGTTGGAAAGGATTGCACTGGGGCAACCATGCCGTCGAAACGAACTACGCCCTTCTAGAAGCCTGTTTAATTGGGGGGGTTTCTGCGATCGCCGCCCTGCTCCTCAAAGAAGGAATCGGCATCCTCGGGCGATTCCGTCTACAACTGGTCGAAGAAACAGGAGTCTATATCCTGCCCCTCCTTGGTTTAGTTTTAGGGGGTTTAGCCGGATTCCTGCTCGAAAACCTCTCCCCCTCCGCCAAAGGGGGCGGCATCCCCCAAGTGAAAGCCGCCCTCGCCAAATTTCCCGTCGCCCTCTCCCTCCGCGTCGCCGTAGTGAAAATGCTCGGCACCATGTTAATCCTCGGAGCAGGCATGACTTTGGGACGACGAGGCCCCACCGTCCACATCGGAGCCGCCCTTGCCGCCCAACTCAGTAATTGGGTGCCGACATCCCCCCAACACCGTCGCCAGATGATAGCCGCCGGAGCCGCCGCCGGATTAGCCGCCGGATTTAACACCCCCATTGCTGGGGTGTTATTTGTTGTGGAGGAACTCTCCCGGGATATGTCCGGCCTAACCCTTGAAACCGCTATTCTCGCCTCCTTTACCGGATCCATCGTCTCCCGTCTCCTCGGTCCGACAGACCTTAAACTGGTCGCCAGTATCCTCCCCCTCTCTGAAACCCATTTCACCTCCCCAGAAATCCCCTTTTATTTAATTCTCGGTGCCCTGGCCGGGGTTTTGGGGGCTTTATTTAATCGGGGAATCCTCCTCTGTTTGCGTTTCTACCGATGGCTCAATGTCTCCCTGATCTGGCAAATTGCTCTGGCCGGGCTTATTTCCGGCGCAATCATCGCCCTCTCTCCCCCCATCCTGCGGGATAATGCCGGATTGCGAGACTTCCTGATCACGGGATACGCCACTTGGCAAAAAAGCACCTTTGTTTTTATCGCCCACTTTTGCCTGACGATTTTGGCCTACGGCTCCGGCGCACCGGGGGGACTCTTTGCCCCGGCCTTAGTTTTGGGGTCATCCTTGGGCTATTTGGTGGGTATGGCAGAGGTGGCAACCTTGGGCATCGGTTATGCCAGCACCTACGCCTTGGTAGGGATGAGTGCCTTTTTTACCGCCGTGGCTCGGGTACCGATTACGGCCATTGTCATTGTCTTTGAGATGACCGCCGACTTTACTTTAGTGTTGCCCTTAATGATTAGTTCGGTGGTGGCCTATGGGGTAGCCGAAACGATTAAAAAAGGCTCACTCTACCAACATTTACTACAAGCCAGTGGCATTGAATTGAGGGATGAGGGGACGCAAAATGAGGTGTTATCGGACTTAAAAGCGGTAGATGTGATGAAACGTCGGGTGGAGTCCTTTCGCCCCGATATGACCCTAGAAGAAGTCTTAGCGGCCTTTGCTCGTTCCGCTCATCATGGTTTCCCGGTGTTGGATGAAGAGAAGTTAGTGGGCATGGTAACGGAGGCCAATTTAGAGAATTTAGTC contains the following coding sequences:
- a CDS encoding site-specific DNA-methyltransferase, encoding MATGISKTKWTGDTICNEEFMQNPSIPSLAYKGKLSESDILDLPYEDALLFKQIGKPYNQLYYGDNLPILLSFLKNNEIKGNINLIYIDPPFATKSVFQSRSQTDAYCDLLAGTNYIEFMRRRLVVLRELLADNGSIYVHLDSNMIFYIKIIMDEIFGVQNFRSLITRKKCNPKNYTKKNYGNISDFILFYTKSDNYIWHRPFDQWTPEKAKKEYQYLEAETGRYYKKVPIHAPGTRNGETGQPWRGMSPPAGKHWQFSPKTLDEMDKRGEIFWSKNGNPRRKIYLDQSQGIPVQDIWLDYKDPHNQNIKITGYPTEKNPDLLARIIQASSNDNDLILDCFAGSGTSLDIASKLNRKWIGIDQSLEAIRTIINRFKNGCDVMGDFVSANCNREVKRSQQLSIFDNNINSKNTASNFTVYSLKSLQSDLFDLEIYEE
- a CDS encoding AAA family ATPase, whose translation is MDTEKLVSLADHLVFTQTGKHLTTLQKTILRETFGNQPYSRIARECKFTEGHIRDVASDLWKILSDGFGEKINKSNVSSILERAVFAFNSPTFGDNTQIQEFNFCPGTHSTVPDSTQTPEPTTFPCKTYLISTPEVPQFFGRTSELDTLKQYILNQHCRLITIQGLTGIGKTALTLKLLEEIQSHFHTIYYSSLRFSPPLTDTLTSLLKFLTETETTPQNPELQLHQLLEYLKQYPTLIIWDDVQHLLSAEPGGQWKSERENYEFLCKVLGEVAHCSCVLLLSWEQPLTVTQLQSCSPRVKSLSLGGLGKEAEELLQAMGLREEDWQGLIEKSQGNPLWLKLMVDRIEKRFEGRVQEFLSHRSLQLDKC
- a CDS encoding Uma2 family endonuclease — translated: MTPAIKPITDAALMQLSSQNPELRFERNADGTLITMPPTGKISSNRELKAGAYLFAFVDSNELGEVFSSSGGFILPNGALCSPDVAFIARQRLPEGWDTGEDEFCDIVPDFVIEIRSKTDSLTKLQAKMAEYIDNGVKLGWLIDRINRRAFVYRGDGSITQYPENVMLEGEDVIPGFTVALQKLL
- a CDS encoding CHAT domain-containing tetratricopeptide repeat protein; its protein translation is MAFFAILVPRRWAIALIPVLFLFPTFPLFPQAPTLLTMAEHPDLEKAAQWREEAWELSNEGNYHQAITKLEQVLALQQGILGQNHPVVLETLRLLADIYLAQGEDREHNRIYGQVLEMRVKLAGESEDAIAHLRYLASFYTDPLFDYPQSRATLHQALQMAHRLHSADHPIIGDLLHELGQLYRFHGRLAEGADFHQQALAHRKRVLGDNHLQVAQSLADLALLAALQDHHPQAITLAQQALTIQQEQLDPADPDIWRTKELLARFYREQGQYETAESLLQTVLNQKNRHHPPDTEESVTTAYTLQNLGDLLAQQGQYETAENYYTQALAIFHRWQQSDLQSVAEISQALGHIAEARGDYNQAESLYLDHLAYFQKWGYAGNFLVAQALSNLASFKLQQGEITPALDYLHQSLADQEIIIERVLPLLGESEKQNYMNRFSATTNQAISLHLQNAPNNLNAAQLALTTIFRRKGRVLDALTDNLQTFKAHLTPPHQQLLDELINQRAKLAELRFNPPTHLTPEGYKDHLRELQNKIEVMESQLARISANLRTETTPVTLEQIQEKIPPDAVLVEFIVYRPHRRPSPDQLVWGEPHYAAYILAASGEPQWVNLGKTAPIDQAVAEFRRALTLGKARPMSRQYREKGRQLDTLLMQPIRAKITQISGDITHLLLSPDGQLNLIPFAALVDENNQLLLKNYRITYLTTGRDLLRQGATPPSQNPAIILANPDYGEVEEMAIPSNRGLRDLNVLPLPNTATEAELVSQKLENVKVFMDKLATETVVKQVQSPQILHLATHGFFLPDIEAILPSQFLPNSEDSAPLVLENPLLRSGLALAGFNQRSSGEEDGVLTALEVANLDLQGTQLVVLSACETGVGEITNGEGVYGLRRALVIAGAESQVISLWSVDDAGTKDLMVRYYEKLLQGEGRSEALRLVQLALAEGEVYQHPFYWAAFIPSGDWGVMK
- the ftsH gene encoding ATP-dependent zinc metalloprotease FtsH produces the protein MTAHHTKKPKPFWMTLGQGQSKRGAQSPSQPRKHPLLKVAVGWMVCQTLLAGMPLEAQEQNNNNALTYSQLLEQIDQGQVQRIQYDPTTGMAQVELVGQQGTPKEVKLLDQNPELIERVRRQQVEFDVKPKSDNSAAMGLLINMLLLFFLFGFVILILRRSAASSGQALNFGKSKARFQMEAKTGILFNDVAGIDEAKEELQEVVTFLKETERFTSIGARIPKGVLLIGPPGTGKTLLAKAVAGEAGVPFFSISGSEFVEMFVGVGASRVRDLFRKAKENAPCLIFIDEIDAVGRQRGAGIGGGNDEREQTLNQLLTEMDGFEGNTGIIVIAATNRPDVLDTALLRPGRFDRQVTVDLPGYKGRLGILEVHSRTKKLSEEISLEAIARKTPGLSGADLANLLNEAAILTARRRKEAITGLEIDDALDRITIGMTLNPLLDSKKKRLIGYHEVGHALLMTLLEHSDPLNKVTIIPRSGGIGGFAQQTFDEEMVDSGFYSRAWLMDRITITLGGRAAEQIVFGDAEVTIGASNDLRVVADLTREMVTRYGMSDLGPLALESPEAEVFLGGGWQSRAEYSEQVASKIDQQVKAIAQGCYEKALDLIAQNRPLMDHLVDLLIDRETIEGEDFRQIVAEYTPLPKKQLAVSGK
- a CDS encoding chloride channel protein, with the translated sequence MKQELFNVLAFKRRWKGLHWGNHAVETNYALLEACLIGGVSAIAALLLKEGIGILGRFRLQLVEETGVYILPLLGLVLGGLAGFLLENLSPSAKGGGIPQVKAALAKFPVALSLRVAVVKMLGTMLILGAGMTLGRRGPTVHIGAALAAQLSNWVPTSPQHRRQMIAAGAAAGLAAGFNTPIAGVLFVVEELSRDMSGLTLETAILASFTGSIVSRLLGPTDLKLVASILPLSETHFTSPEIPFYLILGALAGVLGALFNRGILLCLRFYRWLNVSLIWQIALAGLISGAIIALSPPILRDNAGLRDFLITGYATWQKSTFVFIAHFCLTILAYGSGAPGGLFAPALVLGSSLGYLVGMAEVATLGIGYASTYALVGMSAFFTAVARVPITAIVIVFEMTADFTLVLPLMISSVVAYGVAETIKKGSLYQHLLQASGIELRDEGTQNEVLSDLKAVDVMKRRVESFRPDMTLEEVLAAFARSAHHGFPVLDEEKLVGMVTEANLENLVSQDSTTRLQDIMTPRPVTVQPDGSLSDVLYLMDRYQLTHLPVTEGRRLLGIITRSDLIHATADQLKMTPKTQGAKVEPSYLVYQTRSPAVGKGRLLLPLANPQTAEALVKIAGAIAQQQGYELECLHIVLVPRHIAPSQTSVSLKKSHQLLKDAKREAAAWDVPLHVQIRLAHNLAQAILEVINERHIDLLIMGWKGNTSTPGRIFGDVVDTLIRQAPCDVAMIKLGEGKQSFPYRDYLPTNWLIPIAGGPNVRRAVQLLPGLQVLARSRHVFLCQVHPPDTNIPDTRILQEMAAQVKLQLNASVFPIPIRSASVSDAIIRLAESESCQVVIIGASREGLLQQAIHGNIPEAITSGVKSTVILVRSAM